The Citrifermentans bemidjiense Bem genome window below encodes:
- a CDS encoding glycosyltransferase family 2 protein, whose translation MIPTYGRAQMVKQTVLAALNQELEPFEVIVSDDCSPDDTVQVLREVSAQHPRLKLIENATNSGGVPNWNKVIDAAQGDYIAYCSDDDYFLPYHLKTAVGFLEENREVDMVHSGFFNLTDTCRQFPIVSCALISDQVFVINGRKTLQHIIKQTSYPFQPSTWVFRRTLWEAVGHFDTRYSVSDTDWFIQAGLSHSIAYLPVCTVVNRRHPDNWSNRVGSINMNLEFHDMMRRALQCCAQRDEAGLGWLVWQWKLTEFVKFLRIYVARSRAGMFDVSEHCADVLWDFMLSGRRTNPYPLYAAFTKRCSRILRRVQLLLPGGEQKYLGSGTDCPG comes from the coding sequence GTGATACCGACATACGGGCGGGCGCAGATGGTGAAACAGACGGTGCTCGCAGCACTCAACCAGGAGCTCGAACCGTTCGAGGTGATCGTGAGCGACGACTGCTCCCCTGACGATACGGTGCAGGTGCTAAGGGAGGTCTCAGCCCAGCACCCCCGGCTCAAACTGATCGAGAACGCTACCAATTCCGGAGGGGTACCCAACTGGAACAAAGTGATCGACGCGGCTCAGGGGGATTATATAGCCTATTGTTCAGACGACGATTATTTCCTGCCGTATCACCTGAAGACGGCAGTCGGCTTTCTTGAGGAAAACCGCGAGGTGGACATGGTGCATTCTGGTTTTTTCAACCTTACTGACACCTGCCGCCAATTTCCAATTGTCTCTTGCGCGCTGATCTCTGATCAGGTTTTCGTGATCAACGGCAGGAAAACTCTGCAGCACATCATTAAGCAGACGAGCTACCCCTTCCAACCCTCAACGTGGGTATTCAGAAGGACGCTGTGGGAGGCGGTCGGCCACTTCGATACGCGCTACTCGGTATCCGACACCGACTGGTTCATCCAGGCGGGGCTTTCGCACAGTATCGCATACCTTCCCGTCTGCACGGTCGTCAACAGACGTCATCCGGACAACTGGAGCAACAGGGTGGGGAGCATCAATATGAACCTGGAGTTTCACGACATGATGCGCCGAGCGCTGCAATGCTGCGCGCAGAGGGATGAAGCAGGCCTTGGGTGGCTGGTCTGGCAGTGGAAGCTGACTGAGTTTGTCAAATTCTTACGCATCTATGTCGCCCGCTCACGCGCCGGGATGTTCGACGTGTCGGAACACTGTGCCGATGTGCTGTGGGACTTCATGCTTTCGGGCCGGCGCACAAACCCTTACCCGCTGTACGCCGCCTTTACTAAGCGTTGCAGCCGGATATTGCGCAGGGTTCAGTTGCTGCTGCCCGGGGGGGAACAAAAGTATCTCGGTTCCGGAACGGACTGTCCAGGCTGA
- the asnB gene encoding asparagine synthase (glutamine-hydrolyzing): MCGIFGALSPQSAPVEQLYEKIASLAHRGPDDSGCWVSPDRTVVLGHRRLSILDLSQAGHQPMASSCGRYHIVFNGEIYNYLEIRDELAALGFLFSGSGDTEVVLASYRQWGADCLGRFNGMFALAIWDEGDVANQPRLFMARDRAGKKPFYYVHDGRSLRFASELKALGPGKSVDLRALNFYLALGYVPDTLCIAAGAKKLPPAHAGYFLPESGELETWRYWSLPQNLPDPGRGCEDLADEAESLLRDSVAMRLRSDVPVGVLLSGGLDSSLVVAAAAQASTTPIKTFTVSFPGTRYDEAGYAAIVARHFGTEHHVLEVPQPSLGTLDAFSPLIDEPLADSSLLPAFMVSRLTVQHVKVALGGDGGDELFGGYADYTMAAADQRCLGWIPKPLLLAAGRAAGALPAGVKGRNRLFALQGGAYESMIWGSPYFDLSLRRRILASEQVQALGEQLDEPERWLMSLFRTGRDPLDCMTRTHFGGILPDDFLVKVDRASMAVSLELRAPLLDYRLVEFAFGRLPSHWKVQGQESRRLQKVLGRRMLPPQLDINRKQGFSIPLDSWLRSSRGGEVEEMRRWLPDCIVQDEVARLIAGHLKGRANGSRLFALMMLALSQKNSQEN; this comes from the coding sequence ATGTGTGGCATCTTTGGAGCACTATCGCCGCAGTCCGCCCCGGTGGAGCAACTGTACGAGAAGATTGCCAGCCTCGCCCACCGCGGTCCCGATGACTCAGGATGCTGGGTCTCACCGGACCGGACCGTCGTCCTCGGCCACCGTCGGCTCTCTATCCTGGACTTGTCTCAAGCTGGACACCAGCCCATGGCCAGTTCGTGCGGCCGCTACCACATAGTCTTTAACGGTGAGATCTACAACTACCTTGAGATCAGGGACGAACTGGCCGCACTGGGATTCCTTTTTTCTGGCAGCGGCGATACCGAGGTCGTCCTCGCCTCCTACCGCCAGTGGGGCGCGGACTGTCTGGGGCGCTTTAATGGCATGTTCGCTCTGGCCATTTGGGATGAGGGAGATGTCGCCAACCAGCCCCGTCTGTTCATGGCGCGAGACCGGGCGGGGAAGAAGCCGTTTTATTACGTCCACGATGGGCGTTCGTTACGCTTCGCTTCCGAATTGAAGGCGCTTGGCCCGGGAAAGAGTGTCGACCTGCGCGCGCTGAATTTCTACCTCGCCTTGGGCTACGTACCCGACACGCTCTGCATCGCTGCCGGGGCTAAAAAGCTTCCCCCCGCCCATGCCGGCTACTTCCTCCCCGAAAGCGGGGAGCTTGAGACCTGGCGCTATTGGAGCCTGCCCCAGAACCTCCCTGACCCGGGCCGCGGGTGCGAAGATCTCGCGGACGAGGCGGAGAGCCTGCTGCGGGATTCGGTTGCCATGCGTCTGCGCAGCGACGTGCCCGTGGGGGTGTTGCTATCGGGGGGGTTAGACTCGAGTCTGGTGGTGGCAGCCGCCGCTCAGGCCTCGACCACGCCGATCAAGACCTTCACCGTTTCGTTCCCCGGCACCCGCTACGACGAGGCAGGATACGCCGCCATCGTGGCGCGCCACTTCGGGACCGAGCACCACGTGCTGGAGGTCCCCCAGCCATCGTTGGGGACCCTAGACGCTTTCTCTCCCTTAATAGACGAGCCACTTGCCGACTCTTCGCTTCTGCCTGCTTTCATGGTCTCCCGGTTAACCGTGCAGCACGTAAAGGTGGCGCTTGGTGGCGACGGCGGCGACGAACTTTTCGGCGGCTACGCCGACTACACCATGGCAGCTGCGGACCAGCGCTGTCTGGGCTGGATACCGAAGCCGCTGCTGTTGGCGGCGGGCCGTGCGGCGGGAGCACTGCCCGCCGGGGTCAAGGGGCGCAACCGCCTCTTTGCCCTGCAGGGTGGGGCGTACGAGTCCATGATATGGGGAAGCCCTTATTTCGACCTCTCGCTGCGCCGTCGCATCTTGGCCTCGGAGCAGGTTCAGGCCCTTGGTGAACAGTTGGATGAGCCGGAGCGTTGGCTGATGTCGCTGTTCCGGACCGGCCGCGACCCTCTTGACTGCATGACCAGAACCCATTTCGGAGGCATTTTGCCGGACGACTTCCTGGTGAAGGTGGATCGAGCGAGCATGGCGGTGAGCCTAGAGCTTCGCGCCCCGCTCCTTGACTACCGGCTGGTCGAGTTCGCCTTCGGCAGGTTGCCTTCCCATTGGAAGGTACAGGGGCAGGAAAGTCGCCGGCTCCAGAAGGTGCTAGGCCGTCGCATGCTCCCCCCCCAGCTCGACATCAACAGAAAACAGGGATTCTCCATACCTTTGGACAGCTGGCTGCGCAGTTCCCGGGGGGGCGAGGTCGAGGAAATGCGCCGCTGGTTACCGGACTGCATCGTACAGGACGAGGTTGCGAGGCTCATCGCCGGGCATCTGAAAGGGCGTGCTAACGGCTCGCGCCTCTTCGCATTGATGATGCTTGCCTTGTCACAAAAAAATAGCCAGGAGAATTAG
- a CDS encoding class I SAM-dependent methyltransferase: MSPLLKSRYPEACGSFQVFAKEWSVSLQRQRSFCSRTLGGLGDKTVLVLGCGFGDDAVAWFPHRPGRVIGVDIVNYQRCWDEAIAKFSNGCTSITFLQRDLVGEDWSFIGQEGVDVIFSYAVLEHISDLSQMARRAFDALKPGGLFVATYGPLWYGPNGDHTFPLAEDDYYNHLMLDDTEYDRYIDRTMSEWKHHEHGCEGPFLLERGYFSFLRPEEYLRIFVEAGYEICNSHLNISTAAERYFDKHPERLPYLKERYGLNTLDLYANGSVIILRKS, from the coding sequence ATGTCCCCACTGCTTAAGAGTAGGTACCCTGAGGCTTGTGGCAGCTTCCAGGTTTTTGCCAAGGAGTGGAGCGTATCGCTGCAGCGGCAGCGTTCCTTTTGCTCAAGGACGCTCGGCGGACTCGGGGATAAGACCGTCCTTGTCCTTGGCTGCGGCTTTGGGGACGATGCTGTCGCTTGGTTCCCTCATCGCCCGGGCAGGGTCATTGGGGTGGACATAGTCAACTATCAGAGATGCTGGGACGAGGCAATCGCAAAGTTCTCGAACGGGTGCACCAGCATCACGTTCCTGCAGCGCGACCTGGTGGGGGAGGACTGGAGCTTCATCGGGCAGGAAGGCGTAGACGTCATCTTCAGCTATGCCGTCCTTGAGCACATCTCTGACCTGTCACAGATGGCTCGCCGCGCCTTTGACGCCCTTAAACCGGGCGGGCTTTTCGTCGCCACCTATGGTCCTCTCTGGTACGGTCCCAACGGCGATCACACGTTCCCGCTGGCGGAAGACGACTACTATAACCACTTGATGCTGGATGACACTGAGTACGACAGATACATTGACCGGACCATGAGCGAATGGAAGCACCATGAGCACGGCTGCGAGGGCCCCTTCCTGCTGGAAAGGGGGTATTTTTCCTTTCTGCGCCCTGAAGAGTACCTGCGCATCTTCGTCGAGGCCGGTTACGAGATTTGCAATTCGCATCTGAACATATCCACTGCGGCTGAGCGGTATTTTGACAAGCACCCGGAGCGCCTTCCCTACCTGAAGGAACGCTATGGCCTGAATACGCTGGATCTCTATGCCAACGGCAGCGTCATCATCTTGAGGAAATCCTGA